The Coriobacteriia bacterium genome includes a window with the following:
- a CDS encoding sigma-54-dependent Fis family transcriptional regulator, with amino-acid sequence MSKKILIVDDEKNMRWVLSQALSGEGFEVSEAEDGKAALAAAAADEPDVMVLDHRMPGKDGMEVLRTLRSKGARFPIIMLTAHGNVATAVDAMKAGATEYLTKPFDLEELRIAIDKALTFSEMALEVERLRQEVGREYDVQGIVAQDRGMAEILETVHKVAPTSATVILYGESGTGKELIARALHNLSTRATKPFVSVSAGALPETLLESELFGYEKGAFTGAMTPKPGRFEMANGGTLFLDEIGDISPATQVKLLRVLQERRFERLGGTRSIEVDVRVVAATNRDLQQLIADGDFREDLFYRLNVVPITLPPLRQRPGDIPVLVAHFLEKFNAEAKRLAPEAVEALVNYQWPGNIRELENTIERIVILSHGDEILPSDLPSEIRAGTTGSARGISGFVLPEDGVVLEEVELDLVRQALDRSGGAVPKAAKLLGLTAKTLEARMQRFGL; translated from the coding sequence ATGAGCAAGAAGATCCTCATCGTCGACGATGAGAAGAACATGCGATGGGTGCTCAGCCAGGCGCTCTCGGGTGAGGGCTTCGAGGTCAGCGAAGCGGAGGACGGGAAGGCCGCGCTAGCTGCTGCCGCCGCCGATGAGCCCGACGTGATGGTGCTGGACCACCGCATGCCTGGCAAGGACGGCATGGAGGTTCTGCGCACGCTCCGCTCGAAGGGTGCCCGATTCCCGATCATCATGTTGACCGCTCACGGAAACGTCGCCACCGCGGTGGACGCGATGAAGGCGGGCGCGACCGAGTACCTCACGAAGCCGTTCGATCTTGAGGAACTCCGGATCGCGATCGACAAGGCGCTCACCTTCTCGGAGATGGCTTTGGAGGTCGAGCGCCTCAGGCAGGAAGTGGGCCGTGAGTACGACGTGCAGGGCATCGTCGCGCAGGACCGAGGCATGGCCGAGATTCTCGAGACGGTCCACAAGGTAGCGCCGACTTCGGCGACGGTGATCCTCTACGGGGAGTCCGGCACGGGCAAGGAGCTGATCGCTCGTGCCCTGCACAACCTCTCGACTCGGGCGACCAAGCCGTTCGTCTCGGTCAGCGCGGGGGCGCTCCCCGAGACTCTGCTTGAAAGTGAGCTGTTCGGATACGAAAAGGGTGCCTTCACTGGTGCCATGACGCCTAAGCCCGGTCGGTTCGAGATGGCAAACGGCGGCACCCTCTTCCTCGATGAGATCGGGGATATCAGCCCGGCGACTCAGGTCAAGCTGTTGCGCGTGCTTCAGGAGCGACGCTTCGAGCGGCTCGGTGGTACGCGCAGCATCGAGGTCGACGTTCGGGTCGTCGCCGCGACCAACCGCGACCTTCAGCAACTCATCGCCGATGGCGACTTCCGAGAAGACCTCTTCTACCGACTCAACGTGGTGCCGATCACGCTCCCTCCGTTGCGTCAGAGGCCCGGCGACATCCCGGTCCTCGTCGCTCACTTCCTCGAGAAGTTCAATGCGGAGGCCAAGCGACTCGCCCCCGAAGCTGTGGAGGCTCTCGTGAACTACCAGTGGCCCGGGAATATTCGTGAGCTTGAGAACACGATTGAGCGAATCGTGATTCTGTCGCACGGCGATGAGATTCTACCCTCGGATCTGCCCTCCGAGATTCGAGCCGGGACAACCGGTTCTGCGCGGGGAATCAGTGGGTTCGTGCTGCCCGAGGACGGCGTCGTGCTGGAGGAGGTTGAGCTTGATCTCGTCAGGCAGGCCCTCGATCGCTCGGGAGGGGCGGTGCCTAAGGCGGCGAAGCTTCTCGGGCTGACCGCAAAGACGCTGGAAGCGCGGATGCAACGTTTCGGTCTCTAG
- a CDS encoding DMT family transporter: MARQADFDAGHPHRLTGYLLALLAAACWATGGLMAKWLFTAPSGATAGWPVEPLGIAIEPTVLSAGRALSAFVLLLLVMAIGRRDELRIASRDLPFFAVFGVAGLAMVHFTYFKTISLTSVATAILLEYLAPVIVMIFGVAFMGHRFTWALPAGVALSVAGSALVVGALGGEGLVVSVRGVMWGLLSAVFFAAYSLMGTYAATRFSPYTTLVWGLAFASLFWVVLLGPRAVLGVFVDPRTAAAVLFMAVVSTIVPFAAFLTALRHIAPTNATVTSTVEPFLAGIGAFLLFGESLTVAQMLGGLLVVAAIVVVQSSDKALAVTLPPQD, translated from the coding sequence GTGGCGAGGCAGGCTGATTTCGACGCCGGCCACCCACATCGGCTGACTGGGTACCTGCTCGCCCTGCTTGCCGCTGCATGCTGGGCCACGGGTGGCCTGATGGCCAAGTGGCTCTTCACCGCTCCTTCGGGAGCGACCGCCGGCTGGCCGGTGGAGCCGCTCGGAATAGCGATCGAGCCCACCGTTCTCTCCGCGGGGCGTGCGCTATCGGCTTTCGTGTTGCTGCTCCTCGTGATGGCGATTGGCCGGCGCGATGAGCTGCGCATCGCATCCCGGGACCTGCCCTTCTTCGCGGTCTTTGGCGTGGCCGGGCTCGCGATGGTCCACTTCACCTACTTCAAGACGATCTCCTTGACCAGCGTCGCAACCGCGATTCTCCTGGAGTATCTGGCGCCGGTGATCGTGATGATCTTTGGCGTTGCTTTCATGGGCCACAGGTTCACGTGGGCACTGCCGGCCGGCGTCGCGCTGTCCGTTGCTGGGAGCGCATTGGTGGTGGGGGCGTTGGGCGGGGAGGGGCTGGTCGTCTCGGTGCGGGGTGTCATGTGGGGGCTGCTGTCGGCGGTGTTCTTCGCCGCCTACTCACTGATGGGGACCTATGCTGCGACGCGGTTCAGCCCCTATACCACGCTGGTCTGGGGGTTGGCGTTCGCGTCGCTCTTCTGGGTCGTGCTGCTCGGACCACGGGCGGTCTTGGGGGTATTTGTGGACCCGCGGACGGCTGCGGCGGTCCTGTTCATGGCGGTGGTAAGCACGATAGTCCCGTTCGCCGCGTTTCTCACCGCGCTGCGCCACATCGCGCCGACCAATGCGACGGTGACGTCGACGGTCGAGCCGTTTCTCGCCGGAATCGGCGCGTTTCTACTCTTCGGCGAGTCGCTGACTGTGGCGCAGATGCTCGGAGGGCTGCTTGTCGTCGCGGCGATCGTCGTGGTTCAGTCATCGGACAAGGCGCTCGCCGTCACGCTTCCTCCACAGGACTAG
- a CDS encoding zinc ribbon domain-containing protein, which translates to MQRPSLRTAFALVGALVLLSGIGLLLTSVARDSAIFSDAVGWTIPLVAGASVGLLSWLLLVGVGVHEPESPKSTRCVSCGTQIFEEWRLCPYCGGSQESVAVDANKRVGAGESASRVA; encoded by the coding sequence ATGCAGCGACCGAGTCTGAGAACAGCTTTCGCGCTTGTCGGCGCACTTGTGCTGTTGTCGGGCATCGGGCTGCTTCTGACATCTGTGGCGCGCGACTCGGCGATCTTCTCCGACGCTGTCGGCTGGACGATCCCGCTTGTCGCCGGCGCGAGCGTCGGGTTGCTGTCGTGGCTGCTGCTGGTTGGCGTTGGGGTGCATGAGCCGGAATCGCCCAAGTCGACACGTTGTGTCTCGTGCGGTACCCAGATCTTCGAGGAGTGGCGCCTCTGCCCGTACTGTGGCGGCAGCCAGGAGAGTGTGGCCGTCGATGCGAACAAGCGCGTCGGAGCCGGCGAATCGGCCTCTCGTGTAGCCTGA
- a CDS encoding PAS domain S-box protein — MGEAPAMTPERLGPPHVPRPGSGVVDEEHERLNKTRAIVIIVGALVVITIFNIAAPHTAGGMFLQLVYRRLYLIPIILAAYTFGLQGGVAASLAASIPFVLHTQLSITAGAGMSVDNWLEVATFLVIGVLFGTMRDTEERKAHDMQELRGQLEAAYAKLEDRAIQLVNIQDYTASILRAITSGVVTVGPDGSVATANPAAERMLGMSEFEMVPRPISLMFRVDGGLAADVAKVLAGRLPIAMRETTVVTATGHEVHVQVSTSRMRAVGGTVLGAVVTLEDQSDIKALTDQLIRADRLAAMGELTAGVAHEVRNPLGVIRASVQLLEDAKCDAARIDEAAEVIKQEIDRLDRVIKALLDFGRPSKPTLVRADVNSVLEDVVLFTSRFAAQGNVTIDQNLSRELPTVLGDPDQLKQVFLNLVTNAVQAMAGDGGTIVVETRAANEYVEIIISDTGPGISEKDLPKVFDPFFTKRAEGTGLGLTIVHRILDEHDGHIEVESGSTGTTFTVSLPAALSE, encoded by the coding sequence TTGGGCGAGGCGCCGGCGATGACGCCGGAGCGTCTGGGTCCACCCCACGTGCCGAGGCCGGGCAGCGGTGTGGTCGATGAGGAGCATGAGCGCCTGAACAAGACCCGCGCTATCGTGATCATTGTCGGGGCGCTCGTTGTCATCACGATCTTCAACATCGCCGCACCGCATACTGCGGGCGGGATGTTTCTCCAGCTGGTGTATCGTCGCCTCTACCTGATTCCGATCATCTTGGCCGCGTATACGTTCGGACTCCAGGGCGGCGTGGCCGCCTCACTCGCCGCGTCAATTCCCTTCGTGCTGCACACGCAATTGTCGATCACCGCCGGCGCGGGCATGAGCGTCGACAACTGGCTTGAAGTGGCGACCTTCCTCGTCATCGGCGTGCTGTTCGGCACGATGCGCGACACCGAGGAGCGCAAGGCGCACGACATGCAGGAGCTCCGCGGGCAGCTTGAGGCGGCGTACGCCAAGCTTGAGGATCGCGCGATCCAACTGGTGAACATCCAGGACTACACGGCGTCGATCCTGCGCGCGATCACCTCCGGCGTCGTGACGGTGGGACCCGATGGCTCGGTTGCAACCGCCAATCCCGCCGCGGAGCGCATGCTCGGAATGTCTGAGTTCGAGATGGTGCCGCGACCGATCAGCCTGATGTTCCGGGTTGACGGGGGACTCGCGGCCGATGTCGCCAAGGTGCTTGCGGGTCGGCTTCCGATCGCCATGCGCGAGACGACGGTGGTGACTGCGACCGGCCACGAGGTACACGTGCAAGTCTCGACCTCGAGGATGCGCGCGGTTGGCGGAACGGTGCTTGGTGCGGTCGTCACGCTCGAGGATCAATCAGACATCAAGGCGCTTACCGACCAGCTCATCCGTGCTGACCGACTTGCCGCGATGGGCGAGTTGACCGCCGGAGTAGCACACGAGGTCCGCAACCCACTCGGGGTGATCAGGGCATCAGTGCAGCTACTCGAGGATGCCAAGTGCGATGCCGCCCGTATCGACGAGGCCGCAGAGGTCATCAAGCAGGAGATCGATCGGTTGGATCGGGTGATCAAAGCGCTGTTGGACTTCGGTCGCCCGAGCAAGCCGACCCTTGTGCGTGCGGATGTCAACAGCGTCCTCGAGGATGTCGTGCTGTTCACCTCGCGCTTCGCCGCTCAGGGCAACGTTACGATCGATCAGAATCTCTCACGGGAGCTGCCAACGGTTCTCGGTGACCCCGACCAGCTCAAGCAGGTGTTCCTCAATCTCGTAACCAACGCTGTTCAGGCCATGGCGGGTGATGGGGGTACGATTGTCGTCGAGACACGCGCCGCCAATGAGTACGTCGAAATCATCATTTCGGACACCGGGCCCGGAATCAGCGAGAAGGACCTGCCCAAGGTCTTCGACCCCTTCTTCACGAAGCGGGCGGAGGGCACCGGTCTTGGTCTGACGATCGTGCATCGGATCCTCGACGAGCACGATGGGCACATCGAAGTCGAAAGCGGATCCACAGGCACGACCTTCACGGTCAGCCTGCCGGCCGCACTCAGTGAGTGA
- the rpoN gene encoding RNA polymerase factor sigma-54, whose protein sequence is MELSQRPELRHKVTLSPQVYQGLSILAMPIADLQQLIEVEMLENPVLEVDETESEPAEDAEPVDERDEERSWDEWLEMYEDLDTVEQTAPRDPNAETANTEEYVGGVQSFDDYLIDQVGLLDIPESVARAARLVVGSLDDDGFFTGSLAEIAALAEVSADDADRALNAVQQLDPPGVGARDLVEALCLQLEYLGLNEPNLLRIVREHLDDVAANHFRKVARALHIDEDEVRRLVEILRQLNPRPAGAFSPGPSPGYIVPDVTIRRFDEDWLITSNNEAIPTLRVSPRYRSLLKSGSNADDETRKYLKDKIRSAESFIKNVDRRKDTVTRITEIILGVQAEFFDDGHGLLRPLRLEDVAVELGVHLSTVSRGVTGKYMATPYGLFELKHFFSGGYRTTNGMDVAATSIKQRLRELVRDENPDKPLSDQRLAELLSDEGVTVARRTVAKYREELRIEPSWARRRR, encoded by the coding sequence GTGGAACTCTCACAGCGGCCAGAACTACGGCACAAGGTCACGCTCTCGCCCCAGGTCTACCAGGGTCTGAGTATCCTCGCGATGCCCATCGCCGACCTTCAGCAGCTCATCGAAGTCGAGATGCTCGAGAATCCGGTCCTCGAAGTCGATGAGACCGAGAGTGAGCCTGCGGAGGACGCGGAGCCGGTCGACGAGCGCGATGAAGAACGTTCGTGGGATGAGTGGCTCGAGATGTACGAGGACCTCGACACCGTTGAGCAGACCGCTCCGCGCGATCCCAACGCGGAGACGGCGAACACTGAGGAGTACGTCGGCGGCGTCCAGTCGTTCGACGACTATCTGATCGATCAAGTGGGCCTGCTCGACATACCTGAGTCGGTCGCACGCGCGGCTCGACTGGTCGTAGGGTCGCTGGATGATGACGGATTTTTCACGGGTTCACTCGCGGAGATCGCTGCGCTGGCCGAGGTGAGCGCCGACGACGCGGACCGGGCCCTCAACGCGGTCCAGCAGCTCGATCCGCCCGGCGTCGGTGCCCGGGATCTGGTCGAGGCGCTGTGCCTCCAGCTCGAGTACCTCGGCCTCAACGAGCCTAATCTGTTGAGAATCGTGCGGGAGCACCTCGACGACGTGGCGGCCAATCACTTTCGGAAGGTCGCGCGGGCGCTACACATCGACGAGGATGAGGTACGCAGGCTGGTCGAGATTCTCCGGCAGCTGAATCCCAGGCCGGCCGGAGCGTTCTCGCCGGGTCCGTCCCCGGGGTACATCGTTCCCGATGTAACCATCCGTCGATTCGACGAGGATTGGCTCATCACCTCCAACAACGAGGCGATTCCAACGCTACGCGTGTCGCCGAGATATCGAAGCCTGCTCAAGAGCGGGTCGAACGCCGACGACGAGACTCGCAAGTACCTCAAGGACAAGATCCGTTCGGCTGAGAGCTTCATCAAGAACGTGGATCGCCGTAAGGACACTGTCACTCGAATCACCGAGATCATCCTCGGGGTTCAGGCGGAGTTCTTCGACGACGGGCACGGTCTCTTGCGCCCGCTGCGCCTCGAGGACGTGGCCGTGGAGCTCGGCGTGCACCTTTCGACCGTCTCGCGAGGCGTCACCGGCAAGTACATGGCGACACCCTACGGTCTTTTCGAACTCAAGCACTTCTTCAGCGGAGGCTACCGGACGACGAACGGGATGGACGTCGCAGCGACGAGTATCAAGCAGAGGTTGCGCGAACTTGTCCGTGACGAGAACCCGGACAAGCCGCTCTCTGACCAGCGACTGGCCGAACTCCTATCTGATGAAGGGGTTACAGTCGCACGCCGAACGGTCGCCAAGTACCGTGAGGAGCTTCGTATCGAGCCAAGTTGGGCGAGGCGCCGGCGATGA